A DNA window from Onthophagus taurus isolate NC chromosome 1, IU_Otau_3.0, whole genome shotgun sequence contains the following coding sequences:
- the LOC111423599 gene encoding heterogeneous nuclear ribonucleoprotein U-like protein 2 has product MSSVPDPAKLKVVELRAELSSRGLETKGNKAVLVKRLKDALESELKTELPDTSIADTSTEDFNTSQNEDVPNSKTKDETDVIEESKDDGDKDDEKEPDVEKPSIVVEQEKSELEKPDEGKDEEMKTSEEKADKESEASIAEQDEKEDVTKQEENGEQQDNVDEPPNKKSRVETEETDEAIADKGENNKDKEDQVKGDDDQQSGGKRKRSNDVQKARQRTPVREDEPPIDSDKVQLNWYDSDLHLQIDKETFLKAKPYHDGIFGYVWSGVRATHGAKNGKVCFEVKVTEELKWEDVIKQPEKGSRDRGRRDSRRDKSRNTETKRSPDEKKSKSSDENGSEAKSVEEQSQNDAQLDEKMETTEEKDESKSPTEDKPTTGETKETPPLEKPADDDLDTQKESETQKEPENKDDVKDEKEKDTEKEKNDEEEPQSKEEPMEVEEKKEEEKELKEEEVKIASHLIRIGWSINSECLQLGESKYSYGFESSGKFVNDKQFTEYGKPFGVGDIIGTFLAFSDESVNIIYTINGEELPLAVSIPRTDLPEGDFSLFPHVLSKNYVFEANFGDLEEPFCKTPEKLSEYMFINKIEDKVVGPQRPESRSDCEVIMMIGLPASGKTHWVNDYLEKNKDKRYTIIGNSQLLDKMTVDGTPIRNSIKPYWSTLVDKLTKTSNKLVDVAATRRRNIVIDQTNEFNNTQRRKMRQFDGYKRRAIVVVCSEEDQAKRKAQYEEQQDTKLSNAYICQMKANMSLPRVGDWLEEVTYVDLKEDDAKAMVQKYNKEGKDAGYGNWPRREARNNRFNKWQDNRRNDYHGGFRNKYPPHRYDRGPKQDYRSQRWGSNDRRNNRDQSRDWRSQRGSGGQRQQDRSRDRHNRPGNRDNYNRNRHQGGGGGNSGNWQGGGPWSRGSWSQGGGSGGQWSQGGSGNWGGAWSSSGKWNYNQGGGGGGQYGQQSGYGNGNYPGSYYSGSYYSGQNWNQSHGSNSSMSGNGH; this is encoded by the exons ATGAGTTCGGTGCCGGACCCCGCGAAGTTAAAAGTGGTTGAACTCCGGGCAGAACTCAGTTCCAGAGGTTTGGAAACCAAGGGCAATAAAGCTGTATTGGTTAAGCGTTTAAAAGATGCATTGGAGTCCGAACTAAAAACAG AGTTACCTGATACATCTATTGCCGATACATCCACTGAGGATTTTAACACTTCTCAGAATGAAGATGTACCCAATTCTAAAACGAAAGATGAAACTGATGTTATCGAAGAATCTAAAGATGACGGTGACAAAGACGATGAAAAAGAACCT GATGTGGAAAAGCCTTCTATAGTCGTAGAACAAGAAAAATCAGAATTAGAAAAACCTGATGAAGGtaaagatgaagaaatgaaaactTCTGAAGAAAAAGCTGATAAAGAAAGTGAAGCTTCAATTGCAGAACAAGATGAAAAGGAAGATGTTACAAAACAAGAAGAAAATGGAGAGCAACAG GATAATGTTGATGAACCCCCCAATAAGAAAAGTCGAGTAGAAACAGAAGAAACTGATGAAGCAATAGCGGATAAAGGTGAAAATAACAAGGATAAAGAAGATCAGGTGAAAGGAGACGATGATCAACAATCAGGAGGGAAAAGGAAACGATCAAACGATGTACAAAAAGCCCGACAAAGAACCCCAGTTAGGGAAGATGAGCCACCAATCGATTCTGATAAAGTTCAACTAAATTGGT ATGATTCTGACCTTCATCTGCAAATTGATAAGGAAACGTTCTTGAAAGCGAAACCTTATCACGACGGAATATTTGGTTATGTTTGGTCCGGAGTAAGAGCAACTCATGGGGCAAAAAATGGaaag GTttgttttgaagtaaaagtaaCCGAAGAATTAAAATGGGAAGATGTTATTAAACAACCTGAAAAAGGTAGTAGAGATCGTGGTAGAAGAGATTCGAGAAGAGACAAATCACGAAACACCGAAACAAAACGTTCCCCTgacgaaaaaaaatcaaaatctagCGATGAAAACGGTTCCGAAGCGAAATCAGTCGAAGAACAATCACAAAATGACGCTCAACTTGATGAAAAAATGGAAACAACGGAAGAAAAAGATGAAAGTAAATCACCAACCGAAGATAAACCAACAACAGGAGAAACCAAAGAAACTCCTCCACTTGAAAAACCTGCTGATGATGATCTTGACACTCAAAAGGAGTCAGAAACTCAAAAAGAACCAGAAAATAAAGACGATGTAAaagatgaaaaagaaaaggacacagaaaaagagaaaaatgaTGAGGAGGAACCTCAAAGTAAAGAGGAACCAATGGAAGTTGAGGAAAAGAAAGAAGAGGAAAAAGAGCTTAAAGAGGAAGAAGTTAAAATTGCGTCCCATTTGATCAGAATTGGTTGGTCTATTAATTCCGAATGTTTACAACTTGGTGAAAGTAAATATTCTTATGGATTTGAATCGAgtggaaaatttgttaatgacAAACAATTTACGGAATATGGAAAACCGTTTGGTGTTGGTGATATTATTGGCACTTTTCTG gCATTTTCAGATGAAAgtgttaatataatttacaCAATCAATGGGGAAGAACTTCCTTTAGCTGTATCAATACCCAGAACTGATTTACCAGAAGGAGATTTCTCATTATTTCCCCAtgttctttcaaaaaattacgTTTTTGAAGCGAATTTCGGTGACTTGGAGGAACCATTTTGTAAAACACCAGAAAAATTATCCGAATacatgtttattaataaaattgaagacAAAGTTGTTGGTCCACAACGACCAGAAAGCCGAAGTGATTGTGAA gttatTATGATGATTGGACTCCCTGCTTCAGGTAAAACACATTGGGTTAATGATTATTTAGagaaaaacaaagataaaCGATACACAATAATCGGAAATAGCCAACTTTTGGATAAAATGACCGTTGATGGCACACCGATTAGAAACAGCATCAAACCTTATTGGTCCACATTAGTGGATAAACTCACAAAAACTTCGAATAAATTAGTGGACGTTGCCGCAAccagaagaagaaatattgTAATCGACCAA accAACGAATTTAACAATACACAAAGACGCAAAATGAGACAATTCGATGGATACAAAAGAAGGGCAATCGTCGTGGTTTGCAGCGAAGAAGATCAAGCGAAACGTAAAGCTCAATATGAAGAACAACAAGATACAAAGTTGAGTAATGCGTATATTTGTCAAATGAAAg CTAATATGTCACTTCCCCGCGTTGGCGATTGGTTGGAAGAAGTAACTTACGTGGATCTAAAGGAAGATGACGCGAAAGCGATGGtgcaaaaatataacaaagaaGGTAAAGATGCCGGTTACGGAAATTGGCCAAGACGCGAAGCCCGAAATAACAGGTTTAATAAATGGCAAGATAATAGAC gTAATGATTACCATGGaggatttagaaataaataccCGCCTCATAGGTATGATAGAGGACCTAAACAAGATTATAGATCGCAAAGGTGGGGTTCAAATGATAGAAGGAATAATCGCGATCAATCGAGAGATTGGCGTTCTCAAAGAG gtAGTGGAGGTCAAAGACAACAAGATAGATCAAGAGATCGTCATAACAGACCTGGAAATAGAGATAATTACAACAGAAATCGACATCAAGGTGGAGGAGGAGGAAATAGTGGAAATTGGCAAGGAGGTGGACCTTGGAGTCGCGGATCTTGGAGTCAAGGGGGAGGAAGCGGTGGGCAATGGAGCCAAGGTGGAAGTGGAAATTGGGGTGGCGCTTGGAGTTCCAGTGGAAAATGGAATTATAATCAAGGTGGTGGAGGAGGAGGCCAATATGGCCAACAATCGGGTTATGGAAATGGAAATTATCCTGGCAGTTATTATTCTGGTAGTTATTACAGTGGTCAAAACTGGAATCAG agTCATGGATCGAATAGTTCTATGAGTGGCAATGGACACTGA
- the LOC111423564 gene encoding serine/threonine-protein kinase Nek8-like translates to MSANTYNVLSQLGKGAFGTVYLCERKHNKLKIVVKEISLTADNEKSQTAKNEVQILRSLNNPNVIKYHDNFIKDNSLCIIMEYASHGNLYELLKNRQQRLSFSEVMKFFCQIVMGLKHIHQKKVVHRDLKPENIFLTGKDGDVVKIGDFGISKLLATHTDKTSTLIGTTNYLAPEICDGLPYDKKSDIWSLGCILYELCELHRYFDGSITDIITSIKSGKRKQIDINTYSLDLQNIIDITVQIPPENRPECVNIMAYPIMAHNITKLCVNLGNLEDEK, encoded by the exons atgtctGCGAATACTTACAACGTTCTTTCCCAATTGGGAAAAGGTGCTTTTgg aaccGTGTATTTGTGCGAAAGAAAacacaacaaattaaaaattgtcgtcaaagaaatcaGTTTAACCGCGGATAACGAAAAATCTCAAACGGCTAAGAATGAGGTACAAATTTTGCGATCTCTAAACAACCCCAACGTGATTAAATATCACGATAACTTCATCAAAGATAATTCGTTATGTATTATTATGGAGTATGCAAGTCATGGGAATTTGTACGAGTTACTCAAAAATCGTCAACAACGACTTTCTTTTTCG GAGGTTATGAAGTTTTTTTGCCAAATTGTGATGGGGCTAAAACATATTcatcaaaaaaaagttgttcaCAGAGATTTAAAaccagaaaatatttttttaaccggCAAGGATGGGGATGTTGTTAAAATCGGCGATTTTGggatatcaaaattattagcAAC CCATACTGATAAAACATCTACTTTAATTGGaacaacaaattatttagCGCCGGAAATTTGCGATGGATTACCTTATGATAAAAAATCAGATATTTGGTCTTTAGGATGTATTTTATACGAGCTGTGTGAATTACATAGATATTTCGATGGAAgt ATCACCGATATAATAACATCAATAAAATCAGGAAAACGTAAACAAATCGATATCAACACCTACAGTTTAgatttacaaaatataattgaCATAACCGTTCAAATACCTCCAGAAAATCGCCCAGAATGTGTTAATATCATGGCTTATCCAATAATGGCTCACAACATAACAAAGTTATGTGTTAATCTTGGTAATTTAGAGgatgaaaaataa
- the LOC111423383 gene encoding dehydrogenase/reductase SDR family member 4-like: MLFNKLLLSSRKLISSARNISYVPKNRLDGKVAIVTASTEGIGYGIAERLGLEGAKVVISSRKQKNVDAAIEKLKSQKIEATGLVCHVGNPQDRNKLFKETLDKFGGLNILVSNAAVNPTVGGVLDCEEQSWDKVFDINVKSAYMLAKDSLPHLRKNKGGKIVFISSIAGYQPFEALGVYSVSKTALIGLSRAAAVQLASENIQVNCVAPGIIKTKFSQVLTSNDGYGEETMSGIPMKRFGEVDDISGVVAFLVSNDANYITGEVIVPAGGMQSRL; the protein is encoded by the exons atgttatttaataagCTTTTACTTTCATCTCGCAAGTTAATTTCTTCAGCAAGAAATATTAGTTATGTTCCCAAAAATAGATTAGATGGAAAAGTAGCAATTGTAACAGCCTCAACAGAAgg TATTGGATATGGAATTGCTGAACGATTAGGTTTAGAGGGTGCAAAAGTAGTAATAAGCAGTAGAAAGCAAAAAAATGTAGACGCTGCCATCGAAAAgttaaaatcacaaaaaattgaagCCACAGGATTGGTTTGTCACGTAGGTAACCCCCAAGATAGAAACAAATTATTCAAAGAG actttagataaatttggtgggttaaatattttggtatcaaatgcAGCTGTAAATCCAACTGTTGGAGGGGTTTTAGAT tgtgAGGAGCAATCGTGGGATaaagtttttgatataaatgtCAAATCTGCTTATATGTTAGCAAAAGACTCTCTTCcacatttaagaaaaaataaagggggaaaaattgtttttatttcatctatCGCTGGGTACCAACCTTTTgag gcCCTAGGTGTGTACTCAGTGAGTAAAACAGCATTAATTGGGTTAAGTAGAGCAGCAGCAGTACAATTAGCATCTGAAAATATTCAAGTGAATTGTGTTGCACCTGGAAttataaaaaccaaattttcacaagtg TTAACTTCTAATGATGGATATGGTGAAGAAACTATGTCTGGAATCCCAATGAAAAG ATTTGGAGAAGTTGATGATATATCAGGGGTTGTTGCATTTTTGGTGTCAAACGATGCGAATTATATAACCGGGGAGGTTATTGTTCCAGCCGGGGGCATGCAATCGAGACTTTAA
- the LOC111423606 gene encoding dynein regulatory complex protein 8, with translation MFKNNRVYSYYILEFLIIFFILVVLNNDLERKIFDAFEVFDHAGNKTVDVRDVGTVIRSLGACPTEAELQEMIVLYLEDPVNPGSIHVNKFIPFVSQFITEHKYEPATPDALLEAFHVLDPLGKGYITKEYISTLMTQDGEPFNQDELDEMLEIAIDPHTQTVPYEYYINQLMID, from the exons ATGTTCAAGAACAACCGGGTATACtcatattatattttagaatttttaatcatattttttattttagttgtatTAAACAACGATTTAGAAAGGAAAATTTTTGATGCTTTCGAAGTGTTTGATCACGCTGGAAATAAAACCGTTGATGTACGAGATGTTGGAACTGTTATTCGTTCTTTGGGTGCTTGCCCTACAGAAGCTGAACTTCAAGAAATGATTGTTTTGTACTTAGAAGATCCTGTTAATCCCGGATCGATTCacgttaataaatttatcccTTTTGTATCCCAATTTATCACTGAACACAA gtaTGAACCTGCTACTCCAGATGCTCTACTTGAGGCTTTTCATGTTTTGGATCCATTAGGAAAAGGCTACATAACTAAAGAATACATTTCAACTTTAATGACACAAGATGGTGAACCATTTAATCAAGATGAATTGGATGAAATGTTGGAAATTGCCATTGATCCTCATACTCAAACAGTACCATAcgaatattatattaatcaaTTGATG ATTGATTAA
- the LOC111423544 gene encoding uncharacterized protein isoform X2, translating into MSASHACSVPTNRLLDKYYLNKKMSYFAKDRLKGKVAIVTASTDGIGFGIAERLAREGASVIISSRKQKNVDEAVKKLKSEGLEVVGIVCHVGKAEDRTKLFDLAVSKYGGLDILVSNAAVNPTMSAVLDTPEASWDKIFEINVKAAYLLAQEALPHLRNRGKGKIIFVTSVGAYHPNQLLGAYCVSKTALLGLIKAAAVQLASDNIQVNGIAPGVVPTKFAGAITTDEFARNESLSLIPMHKFGTPQDMGATAAFLASNDSDYMTGETMTVAGGMPSRL; encoded by the exons ATGAGTGCAAGTCATGCTTGTTCAGTACCAACAAATCGTTTGCTGGACAAGTACTACCTAAACAAGAAGATGAGTTATTTTGCTAAAGATCGTTTAAAAGGAAAAGTTGCTATTGTAACAGCTTCAACAGATgg tattggTTTTGGAATTGCTGAACGATTAGCTAGAGAAGGTGCAAGTGTTATTATTAGCAGTAGAAAACAGAAAAATGTTGACGAAGCTGTTAAGAAACTGAAAAGTGAAGGATTGGAAGTTGTTGGAATTGTGTGTCATGTTGGAAAAGCTGAGGATAGAACTAAACTTTTcgattta GCTGTATCGAAATATGGAGGATTAGACATTTTAGTGTCTAACGCAGCGGTAAATCCAACAATGTCTGCTGTTTTAGAT ACCCCTGAAGCTTCTTgggataaaatttttgagataaacgTAAAAGCTGCTTATCTTTTAGCGCAAGAGGCTTTACCTCATTTAAGAAACCGAGGAAAAGGGAAAATTATCTTTGTTACTTCCGTTGGGGCATATCATCCAAATcaa CTTTTAGGTGCTTATTGTGTAAGTAAAACAGCGCTTTTAGGTCTTATTAAAGCGGCAGCTGTACAATTGGCTAGTGATAATATTCAAGTGAACGGAATTGCGCCGGGTGTTGTACCAACGAAGTTTGCTGGTGCg ATTACGACTGATGAATTTGCGAGGAATGAATCGTTATCTCTAATACCGATGCataa gtTTGGAACTCCTCAAGATATGGGAGCTACAGCTGCATTTTTGGCTTCAAATGACTCCGATTATATGACTGGAGAAACTATGACCGTAGCAGGAGGAATGCCATCgagattataa
- the LOC111423544 gene encoding uncharacterized protein isoform X1 codes for MSASHACSVPTNRLLDKYYLNKKMSYFAKDRLKGKVAIVTASTDGIGFGIAERLAREGASVIISSRKQKNVDEAVKKLKSEGLEVVGIVCHVGKAEDRTKLFDLAVSKYGGLDILVSNAAVNPTMSAVLDTPEASWDKIFEINVKAAYLLAQEALPHLRNRGKGKIIFVTSVGAYHPNQTFQLLGAYCVSKTALLGLIKAAAVQLASDNIQVNGIAPGVVPTKFAGAITTDEFARNESLSLIPMHKFGTPQDMGATAAFLASNDSDYMTGETMTVAGGMPSRL; via the exons ATGAGTGCAAGTCATGCTTGTTCAGTACCAACAAATCGTTTGCTGGACAAGTACTACCTAAACAAGAAGATGAGTTATTTTGCTAAAGATCGTTTAAAAGGAAAAGTTGCTATTGTAACAGCTTCAACAGATgg tattggTTTTGGAATTGCTGAACGATTAGCTAGAGAAGGTGCAAGTGTTATTATTAGCAGTAGAAAACAGAAAAATGTTGACGAAGCTGTTAAGAAACTGAAAAGTGAAGGATTGGAAGTTGTTGGAATTGTGTGTCATGTTGGAAAAGCTGAGGATAGAACTAAACTTTTcgattta GCTGTATCGAAATATGGAGGATTAGACATTTTAGTGTCTAACGCAGCGGTAAATCCAACAATGTCTGCTGTTTTAGAT ACCCCTGAAGCTTCTTgggataaaatttttgagataaacgTAAAAGCTGCTTATCTTTTAGCGCAAGAGGCTTTACCTCATTTAAGAAACCGAGGAAAAGGGAAAATTATCTTTGTTACTTCCGTTGGGGCATATCATCCAAATcaa ACATTTCAGCTTTTAGGTGCTTATTGTGTAAGTAAAACAGCGCTTTTAGGTCTTATTAAAGCGGCAGCTGTACAATTGGCTAGTGATAATATTCAAGTGAACGGAATTGCGCCGGGTGTTGTACCAACGAAGTTTGCTGGTGCg ATTACGACTGATGAATTTGCGAGGAATGAATCGTTATCTCTAATACCGATGCataa gtTTGGAACTCCTCAAGATATGGGAGCTACAGCTGCATTTTTGGCTTCAAATGACTCCGATTATATGACTGGAGAAACTATGACCGTAGCAGGAGGAATGCCATCgagattataa
- the LOC111423554 gene encoding EKC/KEOPS complex subunit TP53RK, producing MEGFKLIKQGAESKLYKGTYLGKPTLIKERFEKKYRHPDLDNLLTKERIKAECRIALKCKNIGVRTPMIYLADMTRRMIFMEFIEHSLTAKEFISIADNASIDELSKDIGKVLAKLHSGNVIHGDLTTSNILLRNKNSIDNFEKYDDLELVMIDFGLSRTDSSTEDKGVDLYVLERALLSTHSVHERMFNVILKEYEGNYENGYHEIYSKYKEVKSRGRKRTMVG from the coding sequence atggaAGGATTTAAACTAATTAAACAAGGAGCTGAGTCCAAATTGTATAAAGGAACTTATCTCGGTAAACCAACCTTAATCAAAGAAAGATTTGAAAAGAAGTATCGTCACCCCGATTTAGATAATCTCTTGACGAAGGAGCGAATTAAAGCGGAATGTAGAATCgctttaaaatgcaaaaacATCGGTGTTCGTACTCCTATGATTTACCTTGCTGATATGACACGAAGAAtgatttttatggaatttatTGAACATAGTTTAACAGccaaagaatttatttctataGCTGATAATGCATCAATAGATGAATTATCTAAAGATATAGGGAAAGTATTAGCTAAATTACATTCGGGAAATGTCATACATGGAGATTTAAcaacatcaaatattttattaagaaataaaaatagtattgATAATTTCGAAAAGTATGATGATTTAGAATTGGTTATGATTGATTTTGGGTTATCACGCACAGATTCTTCAACTGAAGATAAAGGAGTCGATCTTTATGTATTGGAAAGAGCGTTGTTGAGCACTCATAGTGTTCATGAACGTatgtttaatgttattttaaaagagtATGAAGGAAATTATGAGAATGGGTATCACGAAATTTATTCTAAGTATAAAGAAGTTAAATCTAGAGGAAGAAAAAGGACTATGGTGGGATAA
- the LOC111423589 gene encoding unconventional myosin IC-like has product MSYTEKEAERRKAAVLVIRKFIKGFITRNGPINDCNKDFVEMAKRNWLMRLSKSLPSNFLKRTWPPCPYSCKEASAHLEKYYASHMSRVYRKKLTPERKLVFEQKILAEKLFKGKKANYPESLPHTFVTNRLSATDISIDTILDEKQRYCSPVIKYDRRGFKERDRIMVVTNNSFCLIDLKPKQLKMKHKFPLDKLEFIISPALNSFVLIKIPDEMKKADKGDLILKVPHLIEALTLTVEITEKPEKIIFAKTNMIEYAKPGKPGQIVFSVGPQENFFRDKKNGNLLIISRSTVGLNNT; this is encoded by the exons atgagcTACACTGAAAAAGAAGCTGAAAGAAGAAAAGCTGCGGTTCTTGTTATTAGAAA attCATTAAGGGATTTATAACAAGAAATGGACCAATTAACGACTGTAATAAAGATTTCGTTGAAATGGCAAAACGGAATTGGTTGATGAGACTATCAAAAAGTCTTCcatcgaattttttaaaaagaacttgGCCACCATGTCCGTATAGTTGTAAAGAGGCATCAGCAcatttggaaaaatattacgCCTCTCATATGTCAAGGGTTTATCGCAAGAAATTAACCCCCGAAAGAAAATTGGTATTTGAACAAAAGATTTTGgctgaaaaattatttaagggTAAAAAAGCGAATTATCCTGAAAGTCTTCCGCATACGTTTGTAACTAATAGATTATCAGCGACTGATATTTCGATTGATACCATTTTAGATGAGAAACAAAgg taCTGTTCACCTGTTATAAAATACGATCGACGTGGCTTTAAAGAAAGGGATCGTATCATGGTGGTTACTaacaattcattttgtttaatcgACCTTAAAccaaaacaactaaaaatgaaacataaatttcctttagataaattggaatttattatttcaccAGCATTAAATAGCTTcgtattgataaaaatcccagatgaaatgaaaaaagcCGATAAGGgcgatttaattttaaaagtgcCTCATTTAATCGAAGCGTTAACTTTAACCGTTGAAATCACTGAGAAGcctgaaaaaattatttttgctaAAACTAACAT gattGAGTATGCTAAACCAGGTAAACCTGGTCAGATTGTCTTTAGTGTAGGACCccaagaaaacttttttagagataaaaagaatggaaatttacttattattagtCGTAGCACTGTTGGtcttaataatacttaa